One window of the Pelosinus sp. IPA-1 genome contains the following:
- a CDS encoding amino acid ABC transporter ATP-binding protein: MISIKNIHKKFGALHVLKGINAHIAEKEVVVIIGPSGSGKSTLLRCINYLEEPTEGEIVVDGIPLTSEANINKVREEVGMVFQRFNLFPHKSVLENVTLAPMTVRKMPKAEAEKVALDLLEKVGLGDKAYAYPEQLSGGQQQRVAIARALAMRPKVMLFDEPTSALDPEMVNEVLDVMKSLAHEGMTMAIVTHEMGFAREVGDRVIFMDEGRLVEEGTPEQIFNSAKEERTKAFLSKIL; encoded by the coding sequence ATGATAAGCATTAAAAATATTCACAAAAAATTTGGCGCGCTTCATGTATTGAAAGGCATTAATGCTCATATTGCAGAGAAAGAAGTAGTGGTTATTATTGGACCTAGTGGTTCAGGTAAAAGTACGCTGCTTCGCTGCATTAATTATTTGGAAGAGCCAACAGAGGGGGAAATCGTGGTAGATGGTATTCCTCTGACCAGCGAAGCCAACATTAATAAGGTAAGAGAAGAAGTGGGGATGGTATTTCAGCGCTTTAACTTATTCCCTCATAAATCTGTCTTGGAAAATGTAACCTTAGCACCTATGACAGTACGCAAAATGCCAAAAGCAGAAGCGGAAAAAGTAGCGTTGGATTTACTAGAAAAAGTGGGTTTAGGTGATAAGGCTTATGCTTATCCAGAACAATTGTCAGGTGGACAGCAACAGCGGGTCGCTATTGCGAGAGCCTTAGCGATGAGACCGAAAGTCATGTTGTTCGATGAACCGACTTCTGCTCTTGATCCAGAAATGGTAAATGAGGTACTTGATGTTATGAAATCCTTAGCTCATGAAGGTATGACTATGGCAATTGTTACTCATGAAATGGGTTTTGCCCGCGAAGTTGGTGACCGTGTTATCTTTATGGATGAAGGACGTCTTGTAGAAGAAGGCACTCCTGAACAAATTTTTAATAGTGCAAAAGAGGAACGCACAAAGGCGTTTTTATCCAAAATATTGTAA